Below is a window of Panthera leo isolate Ple1 chromosome B4, P.leo_Ple1_pat1.1, whole genome shotgun sequence DNA.
AGAGGGTAGGTGGTACCTCCTTACTTTTTCAATCCAATACCACATTCTCTCACTTCTCACTTCAAATACCCTATCCCAGGCACCTAAGTCATTGCCTAAAAGAGTCTCCCACTCGTTTCACTTTTGAAGCCCCTACTTGGACTCACTGCCCAAGGGGCCTCAGGATTAGGGCTACAAAGACCCACTATCCTTGTGCCCTTACAAGCAGATGGTATTATTCTCAGGCTCAGTCCCAGATCTCCACATAGGGAGGGAGCTCAGATGCCCATGTCCTCACTAACTCAAATGGGTGGGAGAAGCCTGAGATATTGCTGGTATCTCCCATAAAGAGGGGAAAAACCAGAGCAGGTGTGCAACCCCAAATTCACACTTGTTCATGGCAATACTCCCCACACTCACCTTCTGTAACCCCCACAGCCAGAAGAGCACTCATCATAACCACATGGAGAAGGCATTTTCTCAGCACCAGATGCATCCTGTTCTTTCTTCCAGCAACCAAAGGCGCTGGGGGGCTGGGGCAAGCCCCTATATAGGAGAGGGGTGCTCATTTGCATagcccttcctcttctccatccaGAGGAGTcttgggaggggcaggaggacgGAGAAAGGCAGAACTGACAAGGGATCCTGGTCCCTGAACATCCCGCTACTCAACCACAGTTTCTAGTTTCACTGGGTCGCTCTCTTCTTGACTGGGAAATAATTGACTGAAGGGCAGGTGCATAACATGTACCTAACACATACGATTCATCATAGGAGAGTGAAtcaatctgtttttgtttttttaatcaaatcaggaaatctttcaaaaaaacaaagaccCTGCATCCCAAAAGAGAGAGTATAGAAAAGACAGAGGGCGGAGGCAACTGCATCTCCGGGGCCCAGAAAACCCGTACAATGAGATTCCCAGTTTCCTGCTTTTCAAAGGAGGCTCCCTGGGCCAGGTGGAATTTAATCTTAGGGAGAGACACATTTTCCCTACAGGTGGTGAAACGGCGAATTAGAGATCAGGAAATCCCTACAGACTCAGGACACAGGTAGGAAACGCGAGTCCAAATCAGGTACTTGGAAAAAGACATTTTGCTTCCCCACAGAGGCAGAAACTTGTCTTAAGTATCCTCGTTAATAAACTTGCGTGAGGTGGGGTCATTTGCTGCAGCTAGGCGCGCTGGGCTCGCCCCCCGCCGCTCTGACGTTAACCAATAGGAAGGGCCGGGGGCGGAGCTAGGGAAACGCGGGAAGGAGGGGCGGGGCCTCTGGTGGCGGTAGGGAACTGGAGGGGAGGCGGCAACATTGTTTCAAGTTGGACAAATTGACAAGAGCGAGAAATACACTGCGTTCCATCCCGACCTGGGGCCGCGGAGCTGGGCGCGgttttcccctcctccaccccccgaGAGTCGGGGCCCGCCTTTTGCAGGTTTCCCAGGCCCCCGCTCCAGGGCCGGGCTGACCCGACTCGCTGGCGCTTCATGGAGAACTTCCAAAAAGTGGAAAAGATCGGAGAGGGCACGTACGGAGTTGTGTACAAAGCCAAAAACAAGGTGACGGGAGAAGTGGTGGCGCTTAAAAAAATCCGTCTGGACACGTGAGTGGCCTCTGTACCCGGGACTCCTAACTCGGGAGCTCCTtgagtgccccctgcccccaccccaacaggCGGGTAGCAGTCCAAGGACCGGAAGGTGGCAGGGAGGGACTTCTTTTTAAGTGGAGAGGTGGGTTGGAGGACAGCGATGGGTTTCCCGGTGGAGAGTGTAGGGCACTTAGAATATATGGGAAACTTCCTCCCCAAAGTCGAGGGATGCCCCCAAATGTGCAATCAGAAAGactcagaaagagaaaggaggccTCTGAGATGGGGTCCAGGACTCCCCGTGGAGTTGGGTTTTGTGGGAACCAGTGAAGAGCACCTTTCTGAATGAAGAGTCCTCATGActgccccaaccccaccctcATCTTAGAATTCTCTACCTCTTTCAAAAGAATGGCAGTTGAACCTCACTGGCCCTTCTAGGGAGGCTGGGTGCTGCTACtcctatttttttccctgtttccttctctcttctttaccTCCACCAGGAGGCTTTACTTACCTACCGCTgggaaaagaagaataatgacCTTAATATATCCCCTGTCCAAAGGCGAATTAACTCCTACAGcacactttctcttctctcacttcCCTAGGGGATGCTGGGGTGGTGTCTCattgggaagaaaagaatgactGAGCTGGGGGAAAAGGAGTGTTTGTAACCACATTCCTATCTCTGCTTTCTCCACCTCTCCAAGTGAGACAGAGGGTGTACCCAGTACTGCTATACGAGAGATTTCTCTGCTTAAGGAGCTTAACCACCCTAACATTGTCAAGTAAGTATATCTGGGAGGTGTTCTGACAGTAAAGGAGGTGTTCTTGTCTGTGTAGCCTGGGTATTATTCTTCCTCACCTCCATTCCTGGACCTCCCTTCCCTAGGCTGCTGGATGTCAtccacacagaaaacaaactctaCCTAGTTTTTGAGTTTCTGCACCAGGATCTGAAGAAATTCATGGATGCCTCTGCTTTGACTGGCATTCCTCTTCCCCTCATCAAGGTAATCCTTCTCATTAACTCCTCCCCAGCATGGGCATGTTTTGGGGGGACTGAAGGCAGGCAGTGCAGACTGAGTGATGATTTGTGATCTTGGCTTCCTTCCCAGCCCTCATCCccctgcacacacagacacaacacacacacccctttcttTTGTGGCTCTCCCACTGCTCATTATGCTTATTAACCCTAGGGCTGGGTAGGAGAATCAAAGAAGTTGAAACTCTAGTGAGTCAACTTCATAGCTCAGGTGGAAGGTCAGATGAAACTCAGATAAATGGGACTTGAGGGCACTTGGTAGGTTCCTCCAAGAAGCCCTTCCACCTGTTTGGTAGGAGAAATAGCCAGTGAGTTTCTGTTGTCTGTTTTAGGGCTGGGTTCTTTACTCCCTGAGTTATTTTCAATCTCTCAACAAACGTTTATTCAAtgcacatttattgaacaccttcaATGTATTAGGTACAGGATATGGAAAAGAGATGCAAAACTGAAGAAGAAGACCTGGTCCTTATCTTCACTAGACTGATAGTCCAATGGGAGATACAGTTTATAAACATGTAATTATAATCTAATATAGTAAAAGGCTTTGGTAGAGCTTTGCAGGCACAGAGCAGATCCTAGTAGCTCACTGTGGTAGagaaagttttctctctctcctttgtcagAGCTATCTGTTCCAGCTGCTCCAGGGCCTAGCCTTCTGCCATTCTCATCGGGTTCTGCACCGAGACCTCAAACCTCAGAATCTGCTTATCAATGCAGAGGGGGCCATCAAGCTAGCAGACTTTGGACTAGCCAGAGCCTTTGGAGTACCTGTTCGTACTTACACCCATGAGGTGAGACCCTCTCTGCATTTCTTCTCTGAACTTCCTGGGAGGTGTTAACAAGAACattcacaaaattttaaacatctctGGCCAGCAGTTTCTCTCTCACTACATGGAAAGTATCTCTGGCACTCCAAGAGGTTTTAGAGTATGTACCAAGTTCCAGTTGTGGGGAACTGGGCTTTGATAGATGCCAAGCCAGGAGAGCTGGATGGCACACTATTAAAATTATGAGCACTTTTCTCAAGTTTTCCAGGAAGGTTGTAAATTCTGGGTTCAGAAAATATGGTCCCCAGAGACTAACTCTGGTCTAAGAAGTTGTATGTAGTCATTTATACTTAGGGGAAGTCAGAAAGATgggaaagatggagggagagaggctgcTTGTTAACAGGCTGAGAGTTAGCAGAGTAACACTGAAGAGCTGAGATACGGGAATCACCATGCCCCACGCACCgcccttccccttcctgctcttGTCCCCAGGTGGTGACCCTGTGGTACCGAGCACCTGAAATCCTTCTGGGCTGCAAGTACTACTCCACAGCTGTAGATATCTGGAGCCTGGGCTGCATCTTTGCTGAGATGGTACGGAGGCAAGCCCGAGTTCCACCCAGCTCACTCCCCCACATTCAAGAACAACAGAACTGTTTCTTGGCCTAGACTCATGGCCGTTCTATATTATCACAGGGTTCCTTCTCTAGAGTAGCACCAAGGTGGGTAGGGGGAAAGGATAGGACTGTTGTCCTTGATGTCAACCACAATGTTAGTATATCCTCAAACAGCCTTAGCATCCAATACACATCTCTTATACCCAAATTGAGCGAAATTATTTCTGCAGCTGTTTTTAGTCTGCATATACTTGGGAGAATGAGTACCAATTTAGTGCCTCCTTCATTTGGCCTGTAGACCTTCTTGTAGGGTTCCAGGATTATGGTGAAGTCAACTATGTTCACCTTattcatacttttatttaaacTGCAGGCTTAAATCATGTCCTCCCCAACCTCTGGCTTTTCAGTTTGAAAGATCCCTGAGGCCCAGACTTTTCTGGGAgctctcattttctttaatataacaGTGGAGTGGGCTGAGTTTTCAAATCAAATCAGCAATTTGTTTTATGGTCCTTTATCTGGGTTGTAACTGGGGGCTTGGAGACCATTAACCTATATATAAAATGTGCATTTATCCCCCAGTACATTACCTTACAATTGCCCATATTCCTCTCTCaattcat
It encodes the following:
- the CDK2 gene encoding cyclin-dependent kinase 2 isoform X1, whose protein sequence is MENFQKVEKIGEGTYGVVYKAKNKVTGEVVALKKIRLDTETEGVPSTAIREISLLKELNHPNIVKLLDVIHTENKLYLVFEFLHQDLKKFMDASALTGIPLPLIKSYLFQLLQGLAFCHSHRVLHRDLKPQNLLINAEGAIKLADFGLARAFGVPVRTYTHEVVTLWYRAPEILLGCKYYSTAVDIWSLGCIFAEMHLVCTQHHARCCGEHRRNGRHSLCPLCSYLEVAASQGGGMTAVSTPHPVTRRALFPGDSEIDQLFRIFRTLGTPDEVVWPGVTSMPDYKPSFPKWARQDFSKVVPPLDEDGRSLLSQMLHYDPNKRISAKAALAHPFFQDVTKPVPHLRL
- the CDK2 gene encoding cyclin-dependent kinase 2 isoform X2; amino-acid sequence: MENFQKVEKIGEGTYGVVYKAKNKVTGEVVALKKIRLDTETEGVPSTAIREISLLKELNHPNIVKLLDVIHTENKLYLVFEFLHQDLKKFMDASALTGIPLPLIKSYLFQLLQGLAFCHSHRVLHRDLKPQNLLINAEGAIKLADFGLARAFGVPVRTYTHEVVTLWYRAPEILLGCKYYSTAVDIWSLGCIFAEMVTRRALFPGDSEIDQLFRIFRTLGTPDEVVWPGVTSMPDYKPSFPKWARQDFSKVVPPLDEDGRSLLSQMLHYDPNKRISAKAALAHPFFQDVTKPVPHLRL